A region of Necator americanus strain Aroian chromosome I, whole genome shotgun sequence DNA encodes the following proteins:
- a CDS encoding hypothetical protein (NECATOR_CHRI.G3157.T1): MSSIAEDLPPASVVARSILDIAAISSQQLRDDCLRVSGAHNVTELSNNLERSLLLFFQRNTRKQRLEDTMNHCVNDHSRIYPSTSFGNHFYSRGIYESSLQTNFCDFSSADEDDLSGLPTPADVRKLDFRRFNGTPAGHHLDTSGFSPEQFSPSSPFVHENAQFRADEDDFSQDESESPSMQIVPLIQKFPTSPELSQEQFATNSKCSFATTRSVTQTEEYREVDEFSE; this comes from the exons ATGTCTTCCATTGCTGAGGATCTTCCCCCTGCCAGTGTGGTTGCACGTTCGATATTGGATATAGCTGCAATTAGTTCACAGCAGCTTCGTGATGACTGTCTCAGAGTTTCGG GAGCTCATAACGTAACTGAATTATCGAATAATCTGGAAAGATCGCTGCTGTTATTCTTCCAACGTAATACACGTAAGCAAAG GCTCGAAGATACGATGAATCATTGTGTAAATGACCATTCACGGATCTATCCGTCAACTTCGTTTGGAAACCATTTCTATTCAAGGGGAATTTATGAGAGTAGTTTACAA ACAAACTTCTGCGACTTCTCTTCAGCTGATGAGGACGACCTTAGCGGCTTACCAACGCCTGCAGATGTTCGAAAATTG GATTTCCGCCGTTTCAATGGAACACCTGCTGGACATCATCTGGACACGTCTGGTTTCTCACCTGAGCAATTTTCACCGTCATCACCATTCGTGCATGAG AACGCACAATTTCGTGCAGATGAAGACGACTTTTCTCAAGACGAATCCGAGTCTCCCAGCATGCAAATTGTTCCacttatccagaaatttcctacTAGCCCCGAACTATCGCAAGAACAATTTGCAACGAACTCGAAATGTTCCTTTGCAACAACTAGATCg GTAACGCAGACTGAAGAATACAGGGAGGTCGATGAGTTTTCTGAGTAA
- a CDS encoding hypothetical protein (NECATOR_CHRI.G3156.T1), producing the protein MFYRISQRISFRRNCNIKDHMGEKLRVIEEHEERSNTDQVPVFSEILECSQQYSIAHQLLAAVLINKGIITKKEFYLSFIRNIVTLDLKKHRKVVTKIECSKEDLDILASSLLNQLNSLLSELGFRLRLIIEEESQKEMVALVTDDVLPKELCPISGFSMDELTLVGRYVRKMVEDGGECEHSWALHEGTRFSNSMSLMKVQVFIDKLIHCGWILEKNDRICLSSRAIAELEPILTTKYGCPTCALCQKVVVRKVAVVICDICKVHIHQHCWIKLSDGCGADEVSCPGAASTGCNKMFSKTDVHLAIRNFDE; encoded by the exons ATGTTTTACAGAATATCACAGCGAATATCGTTTAGAAGAAATTGCAACATTAAGGATCACATGGGCGAGAAGTTACGTGTGATCGAGGAACATGAAGAGCGTAGCAACACTGACCAA gttCCGGTGTTCTCAGAGATTCTCGAATGTTCTCAACAATACTCCATAGCTCATCAACTCCTAGCAGCTGTTCTTATAAATAAGGGTATTATCACT aaaaaagaattctaccTCAGTTTCATACGGAATATTGTTACCCTCGACCTAAAAA AACATCGGAAGGTCGTAACGAAAATAGAATGCAGTAAAGAGGACTTGGACATTCTCGCGTCGTCGTTGCTCAACCAGCTAAACTCTTTGTTATCTGAG CTTGGCTTCCGTTTGCGCTTAATTATTGAGGAAGAATCTCAGAAGGAAATGGTGGCATTAGTGACTGACGATGTTCTTCCAAAAGAACTCTGTCCCATCAGTGGATTCAG CATGGATGAGCTCACGTTGGTTGGTCGTTATGTGCGAAAAATGGTGGAAGATGGAGGAGAATGCGAACATTCTTGGGCACTCCATGAGGGTACCAGATTTTCTAACTCGATGTCGTTGATGAAAGTCCAAGTTTTTATTGACAAATTGATTCACTGCGGCTGGATTCTAGAG AAGAACGACAGAATTTGTTTGTCATCGAGAGCGATAGCAGAGTTGGAGCCTATTCTGACCACCAAGTATGGATGCCCGACCTGCGCCCTATGTCAGAAAGTTGTTGTTCG AAAAGTTGCTGTTGTAATATGCGATATCTGCAAAGTGCATATCCATCAACATTGTTGGATTAA ACTTTCTGATGGCTGTGGCGCAGATGAAGTATCGTGTCCAGGCGCTGCTTCAACCGGATGtaataaaatgttttcgaaaacTGATGTACATTTAGCCATCCGAAATTTTGACGAATAG
- a CDS encoding hypothetical protein (NECATOR_CHRI.G3154.T1) produces the protein MGSQPVDSHLVLPSCGTLFKWTNYINGWRERYFEIKHGQLVYYVSKADQGSGCRGSICLRSLEVTLHEFNECEFSVSVGGDVIWYLRAENPHARTLWINALTKGSSDSDYGSTATKTHSRNTSLSSMKLGETNEDQNAMISRIAELEAYRTMYREQMASIRRELQQIGVPQTKILSINATHIAMLDNINHIIQLAKHECTGAKPQSEWVPDTPMSPTTPSPVPAVDDGETETSRENTLRLDTAPQSINDVTSDCGDEWHDADEHSSLSLDSAEEATERRTPSVGNDASEAEVPSNQIVNQSKPKRTLLFGDYDNIFIPSTHEYFELVDQLAKDQLRYALAGVENNVWTLFAEDGAMKMYTREETVDGGLPVDPLKAVHQVQGVTALEYMHYFYDDKYKMDWDHTLNGMSVVERISPDTMVLHQKHKTVWPAAPRESLFISHIRRVDDLKREGAHDLYIVCNKDISRADVPVTSSSGVRVGLTVSMICETVITNGKPTGKLSRDDILCNVIYVSQVHPGGWVPTAALRHVYKKEYPKFLRTFTDYVVKNVKDKPICI, from the exons ATGGGGTCGCAACCCGTCGACTCTCATCT CGTTCTTCCTTCATGCGGTACTCTGTTTAAATGGACGAATTACATTAATGGCTGGAGAGAAAGATATTTTGAGATAAAACATGGCCAGCTCGTTTACTACGTCAGTAAAGCAGACCAAGGATCTGGATGCCGCGGGAGTATATGCTTGAGAAGTCTTGAAGTTACT TTACATGAATTCAACGAATGCGAGTTCTCGGTTTCTGTTGGAGGTGATGTTATATGGTATTTGCGCGCAGAGAACCCTCATGCACGAACTCTGTGGATTAATGCACTCACCAAAGGCTCT AGCGATTCGGACTATGGCAGCACTGCCACGAAAACTCATTCAAGGAACACATCTCTTTCTTCTATGAAACTGGGAGAAACAAATGAG GATCAAAACGCAATGATATCACGAATAGCTGAATTAGAGGCCTACCGCACAATGTATCGAGAACAAATGGCGTCAATTCGAAGAGAATTACAGCAGATAGGAGTGCCACAGACGAAAATTCTTTCCATTAATGCAACACACATTGCTATGCTTGATAACATAAACCATATCATACAACTGGCAAAGCATGAA TGTACTGGTGCTAAACCGCAGAGCGAATGGGTGCCGGACACTCCTATGTCTCCTACCACACCATCACCTGTGCCAGCAGTAGATGATGGAGAGACCGAGACGTCACGAGAAAATACTTTACGCCTCGATACAGCTCCTCAGTCCATAAATGATGTt ACAAGTGATTGTGGCGATGAATGGCACGATGCAGATGAACATTCATCGCTATCTTTGGACAGTGCAGAGGAGGCGACGGAAAGACGAACACCGTCTGTGGGCAACGATGCGAGTGAGGCGGAAGTTCCATCAAACCAAATTGTGAATCAGTCGAAGCCGAAAAGG ACTTTGCTTTTTGGAGATTACGATAACATCTTTATCCCGAGCACACATGAATATTTCGAACTAGTGGACCAACTAGCCAAGGATCAGCTGAG GTATGCACTTGCTGGAGTTGAAAACAATGTCTGGACTCTTTTTGCTGAAGATGGGGCCATGAAAATGTATACTCGTGAGGAGACCGTTGATGGAGGTTTGCCTGTGGATCCACTCAAGGCAGTTCATCAAGTGCag GGTGTCACAGCTCTCGAATATATGCATTACTTCTATGATGATAAGTACAAAATGGATTGGGATCACACTTTAAATGGAATGAGCGTTGTGGAAAGAATAAGTCCTGATACTATGGTTCTACACCAGAAGCATAAGACG GTTTGGCCTGCTGCACCACGTGAATCATTATTCATTTCGCACATACGTCGTGTTGACGACTTGAAAAGAGAAGGCGCTCACGATTTGTATATCGTATGCAATAAGGATATATCGCGAGCGGATGTCCCA GTTACATCGTCTTCCGGTGTTCGAGTCGGTCTTACTGTATCTATGATTTGTGAAACAGTGATCACAAATGGTAAACCAACCGGCAAACTTTCTCGGGATGATATCCTCTGCAACGTAATATACGTCTCACAAG TTCATCCCGGCGGATGGGTTCCAACTGCAGCATTACGACACGTGTATAAAAAAGAGTATCCAAAATTTTTGCGAACATTTACGGATTACGTTGTTAAAAATGTTAAAGACAAGCCAATTTGTATTTAG
- a CDS encoding hypothetical protein (NECATOR_CHRI.G3155.T2), with product MLLIEEINVGTGFITAMNYYAKEVLIPISVVRGVGSSIAIVVVVQNSLNREQYQQAQDTVECYAAYHDYPFHYVIVEDNSTLSILCPQKDFMFQRHCVVAHLMSSWQEEWMLFLDADMAVINPNHLIEEYIPDDTNIHLVFYNRIFNHEVMAGSYLVRNSETSYNFLIHWSDYEFKLPNSFHGSDNGAIHSVIVSFELPELKSARGRCEEFWARSRDYTTLSVYEVCIQLILTSNHLEHILILNKSFHSWARDGWLTNSAWSKNDFILHGWQKRRKDCLQFARWHSPLVDRMWNKTLCTSSDAYLNWRYKDSFIESKEAIQQRLNVTIEEVHRDFQSIITAL from the exons ATGTTACTCATCGAAGAAATCAATGTGGGGACAGGTTTCATCACTGCCATGAACTATTACGCCAAAGAAGTCCTGATACCGATCAGTGTTGTACGAG GCGTAGGATCATCCATTGCCATTGTAGTTGTTGTGCAGAATTCTCTCAACAGGGAGCAATACCAGCAAGCTCAGGACACAGTAGAATGTTACGCTGCATATCACGATTACCCCTTCCACTATGTGATCGTAGAAGACAATAGCACTCTCTCCATTTTGTGTCCTCAGAAGGAC TTTATGTTTCAACGGCATTGCGTAGTTGCTCACTTGATGAGCTCATGGCAAGAGGAGTGGATGCTTTTTCTCGATGCGGATATGGCTGTTATTAATCCGAATCATCTAATAGAAGAATACATCCCTGATGATACCAATATTCATCTAGTATTCTATAATAGGATATTCAATCACGAAGTTATGGCAGGGTCTTATCTTGTTCG aaattCTGAGACGTCCTACAATTTCTTGATTCACTGGAGTGATTATGAATTTAAACTGCCAAATAGTTTCCATGGATCAGATAATGGAGCTATTCAT AGCGTAATCGTTTCTTTTGAACTACCTGAATTAAAGAGTGCTCGCGGAAGATGTGAAGAATTCTGGGCAAGGTCAAG GGACTATACTACATTGTCTGTTTATGAAGTGTGCATACAACTAATCTTAACATCAAATCACTTGGAACATATTTTGATACTAAACAAG AGTTTCCATTCTTGGGCTCGGGATGGATGGCTTACTAATTCTGCATGGAGCAAAAATGACTTTATATTACATGGGTGGCAGAAAAG GAGAAAAGATTGCTTGCAGTTTGCAAGGTGGCACTCTCCGCTGGTCGATCGAATGTGGAACAAAACACTCTGCACATCTTCTGATGCATACCTCAACTGGAG GTACAAGGACAGCTTTATTGAATCCAAAGAAGCGATACAACAAAGATTGAATGTAACAATAGAAGAAGTTCATCGAGACTTCCAGTCGATCATAACGGCTTTATAA
- a CDS encoding hypothetical protein (NECATOR_CHRI.G3156.T2), with protein MRIEARRVRGNDWVSPLASYRNGQDFPVGITDGPDNGYRSYFYKTDHMGEKLRVIEEHEERSNTDQVPVFSEILECSQQYSIAHQLLAAVLINKGIITKKEFYLSFIRNIVTLDLKKHRKVVTKIECSKEDLDILASSLLNQLNSLLSELGFRLRLIIEEESQKEMVALVTDDVLPKELCPISGFSMDELTLVGRYVRKMVEDGGECEHSWALHEGTRFSNSMSLMKVQVFIDKLIHCGWILEKNDRICLSSRAIAELEPILTTKYGCPTCALCQKVVVRKVAVVICDICKVHIHQHCWIKLSDGCGADEVSCPGAASTGCNKMFSKTDVHLAIRNFDE; from the exons ATGAGGATTGAGGCGAGGCGAGTGAGGGGCAATGATTGGGTTTCTCCTCTTGCGTCGTACAGAAATGGGCAGGACTTCCCCGTAGGGATAACCGACGGTCCTGATAACGGAT ATCGAAGCTACTTCTATAAAACT GATCACATGGGCGAGAAGTTACGTGTGATCGAGGAACATGAAGAGCGTAGCAACACTGACCAA gttCCGGTGTTCTCAGAGATTCTCGAATGTTCTCAACAATACTCCATAGCTCATCAACTCCTAGCAGCTGTTCTTATAAATAAGGGTATTATCACT aaaaaagaattctaccTCAGTTTCATACGGAATATTGTTACCCTCGACCTAAAAA AACATCGGAAGGTCGTAACGAAAATAGAATGCAGTAAAGAGGACTTGGACATTCTCGCGTCGTCGTTGCTCAACCAGCTAAACTCTTTGTTATCTGAG CTTGGCTTCCGTTTGCGCTTAATTATTGAGGAAGAATCTCAGAAGGAAATGGTGGCATTAGTGACTGACGATGTTCTTCCAAAAGAACTCTGTCCCATCAGTGGATTCAG CATGGATGAGCTCACGTTGGTTGGTCGTTATGTGCGAAAAATGGTGGAAGATGGAGGAGAATGCGAACATTCTTGGGCACTCCATGAGGGTACCAGATTTTCTAACTCGATGTCGTTGATGAAAGTCCAAGTTTTTATTGACAAATTGATTCACTGCGGCTGGATTCTAGAG AAGAACGACAGAATTTGTTTGTCATCGAGAGCGATAGCAGAGTTGGAGCCTATTCTGACCACCAAGTATGGATGCCCGACCTGCGCCCTATGTCAGAAAGTTGTTGTTCG AAAAGTTGCTGTTGTAATATGCGATATCTGCAAAGTGCATATCCATCAACATTGTTGGATTAA ACTTTCTGATGGCTGTGGCGCAGATGAAGTATCGTGTCCAGGCGCTGCTTCAACCGGATGtaataaaatgttttcgaaaacTGATGTACATTTAGCCATCCGAAATTTTGACGAATAG
- a CDS encoding hypothetical protein (NECATOR_CHRI.G3155.T1), with protein MLVLLVMLLIEEINVGTGFITAMNYYAKEVLIPISVVRGVGSSIAIVVVVQNSLNREQYQQAQDTVECYAAYHDYPFHYVIVEDNSTLSILCPQKDFMFQRHCVVAHLMSSWQEEWMLFLDADMAVINPNHLIEEYIPDDTNIHLVFYNRIFNHEVMAGSYLVRNSETSYNFLIHWSDYEFKLPNSFHGSDNGAIHSVIVSFELPELKSARGRCEEFWARSRDYTTLSVYEVCIQLILTSNHLEHILILNKSFHSWARDGWLTNSAWSKNDFILHGWQKRRKDCLQFARWHSPLVDRMWNKTLCTSSDAYLNWRYKDSFIESKEAIQQRLNVTIEEVHRDFQSIITAL; from the exons ATGCTGGTGTTACTGGTTATGTTACTCATCGAAGAAATCAATGTGGGGACAGGTTTCATCACTGCCATGAACTATTACGCCAAAGAAGTCCTGATACCGATCAGTGTTGTACGAG GCGTAGGATCATCCATTGCCATTGTAGTTGTTGTGCAGAATTCTCTCAACAGGGAGCAATACCAGCAAGCTCAGGACACAGTAGAATGTTACGCTGCATATCACGATTACCCCTTCCACTATGTGATCGTAGAAGACAATAGCACTCTCTCCATTTTGTGTCCTCAGAAGGAC TTTATGTTTCAACGGCATTGCGTAGTTGCTCACTTGATGAGCTCATGGCAAGAGGAGTGGATGCTTTTTCTCGATGCGGATATGGCTGTTATTAATCCGAATCATCTAATAGAAGAATACATCCCTGATGATACCAATATTCATCTAGTATTCTATAATAGGATATTCAATCACGAAGTTATGGCAGGGTCTTATCTTGTTCG aaattCTGAGACGTCCTACAATTTCTTGATTCACTGGAGTGATTATGAATTTAAACTGCCAAATAGTTTCCATGGATCAGATAATGGAGCTATTCAT AGCGTAATCGTTTCTTTTGAACTACCTGAATTAAAGAGTGCTCGCGGAAGATGTGAAGAATTCTGGGCAAGGTCAAG GGACTATACTACATTGTCTGTTTATGAAGTGTGCATACAACTAATCTTAACATCAAATCACTTGGAACATATTTTGATACTAAACAAG AGTTTCCATTCTTGGGCTCGGGATGGATGGCTTACTAATTCTGCATGGAGCAAAAATGACTTTATATTACATGGGTGGCAGAAAAG GAGAAAAGATTGCTTGCAGTTTGCAAGGTGGCACTCTCCGCTGGTCGATCGAATGTGGAACAAAACACTCTGCACATCTTCTGATGCATACCTCAACTGGAG GTACAAGGACAGCTTTATTGAATCCAAAGAAGCGATACAACAAAGATTGAATGTAACAATAGAAGAAGTTCATCGAGACTTCCAGTCGATCATAACGGCTTTATAA